The Pseudarthrobacter sulfonivorans genome includes a window with the following:
- a CDS encoding aldo/keto reductase → MQLAGTGVWGQPKDRDQAIRVIKGAVELGVNFFDTADSYGPDVTEDLLREALHPYSDDIVIATKAGLARQGPDL, encoded by the coding sequence GTGCAGCTGGCCGGCACGGGCGTCTGGGGCCAGCCGAAAGACCGCGACCAAGCCATCCGGGTGATCAAGGGCGCCGTCGAGCTCGGCGTGAATTTCTTCGACACTGCCGACAGCTACGGACCTGATGTCACCGAGGACCTTCTACGCGAGGCCCTGCACCCCTACTCTGACGATATCGTCATCGCGACGAAAGCCGGCCTCGCCCGCCAGGGTCCCGACCTCTGA